The genomic region GAGGAGTTTGATCAGAAGTATCACCACTTTCAGGTGGAGGATGGCGACATTATCATGGCAAGCTCCGGCGCCACCTATGGCAAAAACGCGCATTTTATAGATCCTGGATATCCTGTGATTGTGAACACGAGTACGATCCGTGTTCATCCACGGGACGAATCCAGGATTCTCCAGGACTACATCAAACTCTTCCTCGATAGCGATTCGTTCAAATGGCAGATCGACAGGCTGATCACAGGTTCAGCTCAGCCAAACTTCGGGCCATCACATCTCAAACAGGTGAAAATACCACTCCCGCCGCTTGCCACACAGGAGAAAATCGTGGCCGAGATCGAAGCCGAGCAGGCACTGGTCAATGCCAACCATGAGTTGGTAGCTCGCATGGAAAAGAAGATACAGGCCACGCTTGATCGCGTCTGGGGTGAAGACACGGAAGAAGGTGTGCCATGATCGAGTCCATCACGATCACTCAAGTCGCGACTTATGGCCACGAACCCCAAGAAATGGCCGACTTGTCACAGTTCAATTTCCTATTCGGATCGAATGGTACGGGGAAGACTACAATTAGCCGCATCATTGTCGATGAGGCCGCCTTTCCAGGTTGCCAGATAACCTGGAAGGCAGGGACAAGGTTAGAGACGCTGGTATACAACAGCGATTTCGTGGAGCGGAACTTCAATCAGTCAGTGGAACTGAAAGGAGTGTTCACCCTCGGAGAGAAACAAGTTGATACGCTGGAGAAAATCTCCGTGGCAAAAAAGGAACTCGATGAGTTGACCAAGAAGATAGAAAATCTGACTCAGAACCTACAGGGTGTGGATGGCGCGGGTGGCAAAAAGGGCGAGTTAGTGTCTCTTGAGGAAGAGTTCAAGAACAAATGCTGGGAGCAGAAGCAGAAGCACGACACAAAGCTACAAGGTGCCTTTGAGGGCTATCGGAACAATGCTAAGAACTTCAAGGACAAAGTCCTCCAGGAATCGACTTCCAACAACGCGGCACTCCTGCTGCAGGTAGAGCTGGAGAGGAAAGCGGAAGTCATCTTCGGCCCAACCCCAACGACCGAACCAGCCGTCCCCATCATTGATATGAGCAGGCTCTTGGCACACGAAGGCAATCCTATCCTGAAAAAACGAGTTATCGGCAAGGACGATGTGGACATCGCCATGATGATCCACAAGCTCGGCAACAGCGATTGGGTTCGACAGGGGCGGCCATTCTACGAGAAAAACGATGGAGTGTGTCCATTCTGCCAGCAAGATACGAAACAGTCGTTTGCGCAGGGACTGAATGAGTACTTCGACAAGGCGTTTGCCGCTGATACCAAGACCATCAGTGAACTCGTTGCCAATTACGCAACTGACGCCGATCAGGTTCAGCAACAGCTCGCGTCGCTCACTGCATCGCTGTCGAAGTTTCTCGACATCGAAAAACTGAAGGCGGAGAAGGAACTGCTCGATTCGAAGGTCACTGTCAACAACCAACGGCTTGAAGGCAAGAAGAAAGAGGCAAGTCAGGTTGTTGAACTGGAAACTCTCGCCAGCATGGCTGAGGCTATCAATGCACTGGCAAGTTCAGCAAATACCGTCATCGCCGAACACAACAAGACCGTTGATAATCTACCTCAAGAGAAAAAGACATTGACAGCGCAAGTGTGGAAGTTCTTGCTGGAAGAGATCAAAACCGATTTGTCTGCATATCAGACGAGACGCGAAGGTCTGAACAAAGCCATCTCTAACTTAAGTGACCAGATTCAAACTGCCGAAGCAGACAAGAAGAAGAAATTCGCCCAAATTCGAGAACTCGAAAAGCAGACCACGAGCGTTCAGCCAACCATTGATGCCATCAACAGCCTGCTGTCCTCTTTCGGATTTCAAAGCTTCAACCTCGCCAAGGCAGCGAACGGCACATCCTACAAACTGGTTCGACCGGACGGATCCGACGCCAAAGCGACTCTCAGCGAAGGGGAGAAGAACTTCGTCACTTTTCTCTACTTCTATCACCTTCTGAGAGGGAGCAATTCGGAAAGCGGGATGACTGTCGATCGGGTCGTCGTGTTCGACGATCCGGTTTCCAGCCTCGACAGTGACATCCTGTTCATCGTGGGAAGCCTCATCAAGGGATTGTTTGATGACGTCCGCAATAACACCGGACATACCAAGCAGGTGTTCGTTCTTACTCACAACGCTTATTTCCACAGAGAGGTTACCTTCAATCCGAAGCGAAGTAATGACAAGGCAATGAGCGAGGAAACCTTTTGGGTAGTTCGAAAATCTGGCCAACTATCAAAGCTAGACAGACATACAACCAATCCCATCAAAACATCCTACGACTTGCTTTGGGCTGAAGTCAGAAGTCCGCATTATTCAAATCTCACAATTCAGAATACTCTTCGACGGATCCTTGAGAGCTACTTCAAAATACTCGGTGGAGTTGATCCAGATAGTATTTGCGGAATGTTTGAGGGAAAAGACAAGCTGCTCTGCAAGTCTTTGTTCTCGTGGGTGAATGCTGGTTCTCATCATGCCTTAGATGACTTATACGTGTCGTCTGATGATTCGGCGGCAGAAGCATATTTCCGGGTCTTCAGAGAAATCTTTGAGAAGTCACAGCATATCGCTCACTACAAGATGATGATGGGTGATACCTCTGCAGGGAAATCGGTTGACTTCTAAAGCACGCGAAGCGTTTGGTCTGCATAGTCTTGGCTGGAGCAGCTTCCAGCAATTGTGTCTCACGATCACAAGGGAAGTTTTGGGGCAGACCGTAGAGTCGTTTCTCGATTCTGGAGATGGTGGAAGGGACGGGGCATTCGTAGGTACATGGAAGACTGCAAGACAGGAACATCTCAGCGGCCCGTTCGTAGTCCAGTGCAAGTTCACTAGCAAGATCAACTTCACTCTAAAGGCATCCGATCTCTTCGATGAGGCGAAAAAGGTAAAGAAACTCGTTACACGGGGACTCTGTGATTCCTATGTGCTCATGACAAATGCCGAAATTTCGGGTACAGGAGCAGAGAAAATCCAGTCCGTTTTCAAGGCAGTCGGTGTGAAGCACGTCGTTACGTTCGGCTCTACCTGGATAAATCAGCAAATCCGCGAGAGTAAGCGCTTGCGCATGCTCGTTCCACGAGTCTACGGGCTAGGGGATTTGAGCCAGATTCTCGACGAGCGTGCCTACTTGTAGGCTCAAGCCATCCTGGAATCAATGCGCGAAGACCTTGCCAAAGTTGTCGTCACCGATGCCTATCGAAGAGCCGTCGACGCGATCAACAAACACAGTTTCGTGTTACTCATCGGCGAACCTGCGGCAGGTAAGACGACCATCGCGTCCCTGCTGGCAATGGCTGCACTCGACCAGTGGAATGCCCCGACACTCAAGCTCGACGATCCCGGCAAGGTCGCTGAACACTGGAACCCAGACGAGCCATCGCAATTCTTCTGGCTGGACGATGCGTTTGGGGTCACCCAGTACGAAGACTTCCTCGTTCACCGATGGAACCACATCTTGCCGCAGATCCGGCCGATGCTCCGCAAAGGAGCGAAGATCGTCATGACCTCGCGCGACTACATCTACAACCGCGCACGCAGGGACCTGAAGGGAAGTGCTTTCCCACTGCTAAAAGAGAGCCAGGTTGTGATCGACGTTCATGACTTGTCCGCCGATGAAAAACGGCAGATTCTCTACAATCATCTCAAGCTCGGAAAGCAGCCGCA from Nitrospira japonica harbors:
- a CDS encoding AAA family ATPase, which gives rise to MIESITITQVATYGHEPQEMADLSQFNFLFGSNGTGKTTISRIIVDEAAFPGCQITWKAGTRLETLVYNSDFVERNFNQSVELKGVFTLGEKQVDTLEKISVAKKELDELTKKIENLTQNLQGVDGAGGKKGELVSLEEEFKNKCWEQKQKHDTKLQGAFEGYRNNAKNFKDKVLQESTSNNAALLLQVELERKAEVIFGPTPTTEPAVPIIDMSRLLAHEGNPILKKRVIGKDDVDIAMMIHKLGNSDWVRQGRPFYEKNDGVCPFCQQDTKQSFAQGLNEYFDKAFAADTKTISELVANYATDADQVQQQLASLTASLSKFLDIEKLKAEKELLDSKVTVNNQRLEGKKKEASQVVELETLASMAEAINALASSANTVIAEHNKTVDNLPQEKKTLTAQVWKFLLEEIKTDLSAYQTRREGLNKAISNLSDQIQTAEADKKKKFAQIRELEKQTTSVQPTIDAINSLLSSFGFQSFNLAKAANGTSYKLVRPDGSDAKATLSEGEKNFVTFLYFYHLLRGSNSESGMTVDRVVVFDDPVSSLDSDILFIVGSLIKGLFDDVRNNTGHTKQVFVLTHNAYFHREVTFNPKRSNDKAMSEETFWVVRKSGQLSKLDRHTTNPIKTSYDLLWAEVRSPHYSNLTIQNTLRRILESYFKILGGVDPDSICGMFEGKDKLLCKSLFSWVNAGSHHALDDLYVSSDDSAAEAYFRVFREIFEKSQHIAHYKMMMGDTSAGKSVDF
- a CDS encoding nSTAND3 domain-containing NTPase — its product is MREDLAKVVVTDAYRRAVDAINKHSFVLLIGEPAAGKTTIASLLAMAALDQWNAPTLKLDDPGKVAEHWNPDEPSQFFWLDDAFGVTQYEDFLVHRWNHILPQIRPMLRKGAKIVMTSRDYIYNRARRDLKGSAFPLLKESQVVIDVHDLSADEKRQILYNHLKLGKQPHSFRVDIKPYLEGVASHPRFIPETARRLADPLFTRDLFIDQYYVGQFVERREQLLQDILQGLDTDSKAALALIYMRNGHLESPVELQPSEAHALERLEG